Proteins encoded in a region of the Flammeovirga yaeyamensis genome:
- a CDS encoding outer membrane beta-barrel family protein, protein MKTVTFSVNLIVLLFVTTFLFANDNLDKKGNVKGQIIDQNDGSPVGYATVSLNNKDNISIGGGLTDDAGQFRIKNVPYGTYTLIVQFVGYNTLQKELKVNAASVDVGQIKIGENVEQLEEVEVRAEKTSIERSIDKKVVNVSDAMIAEGNSVSEVLQTIPEISVGSDGAISLRGESNVRVLIDGKPSQIDPAQIFQTLPAGSIEKIEVITNPSAKYDPDGLSGIINVITKKDKMKGLNGSANIGAGTGEKYNGYLGLNYRIKKFNFFGQGSYGENRFENQKDLRRIYSDSSIPSFDQKGDNIRNGRYYNTKLGADYFLDSTNTITFYAELWDWKGGEENFFTNNNIQGDQIIFSQKEYGNQNNRASGQSFSLNHRKEFKKGILESDAFYNGGTSDFSTSSTLEQDASRNSSVGTDANWNYASLKVDYSHKINDKSSLETGYKGELLDASAQISNNLGGVINNYSYDYDQYINSLYGSYSIALGSYSIKAGLRGEVATIDGTVKTESGQDTTYSINYASLFPTLHVQKKMGEFNTVGVSYSRRINRPGIFNMLPIEQRSNSSTVSVGNPNLQPSYTNSISFDHSYNKNKLGLNTSVYLRHSTDIIRNVSRYDSVEDVTVYTWANLGSSMTGGASISANYQIAKWWNIDANLNFFYLEIQDDNEEFTVPQDANPINWTAKLNTRFTLPKNFTIQIMGRYAGQQYDAQNITQPTYALNLAVKKAILKRKGNISFKIDDIINSGFTKDVYGRDFQEQTYYLQERPVYRLSFSYAFGGQFQGRKARKLHSSGGMN, encoded by the coding sequence ATGAAAACTGTAACATTTAGTGTCAATTTAATTGTATTACTGTTCGTCACGACTTTCCTATTTGCCAACGACAACCTTGATAAAAAAGGAAATGTCAAAGGTCAGATTATTGACCAAAACGATGGTAGCCCTGTTGGATATGCTACTGTATCATTAAATAACAAGGATAATATTTCCATTGGAGGTGGTTTAACTGATGATGCCGGTCAGTTTAGAATCAAAAATGTGCCCTACGGTACTTACACCTTAATCGTACAATTCGTTGGTTACAACACATTACAAAAAGAGCTAAAAGTAAATGCTGCTTCTGTTGATGTTGGACAAATTAAGATCGGCGAAAATGTAGAACAACTCGAAGAGGTCGAAGTAAGGGCAGAAAAAACAAGTATCGAACGTTCTATTGATAAAAAAGTCGTAAACGTTAGTGATGCTATGATTGCTGAAGGAAACTCAGTTTCTGAGGTATTACAAACTATTCCAGAAATTAGTGTGGGTTCTGATGGAGCCATCTCTCTAAGAGGAGAAAGTAACGTTAGAGTACTTATTGATGGTAAACCCTCACAAATTGATCCTGCACAGATTTTCCAAACTTTGCCTGCCGGTTCTATCGAAAAAATTGAGGTCATCACTAACCCTTCGGCTAAATATGATCCTGATGGTTTATCGGGCATTATCAATGTGATTACCAAAAAAGATAAAATGAAAGGTCTTAACGGTAGTGCTAATATTGGTGCAGGTACTGGCGAGAAATACAATGGGTATTTAGGATTGAACTATAGAATCAAAAAGTTCAACTTCTTTGGACAAGGTTCATATGGAGAAAATAGATTCGAAAATCAAAAAGACTTAAGACGTATCTATTCTGATTCTTCTATTCCTTCTTTTGATCAGAAAGGTGATAATATCAGAAACGGTCGTTACTACAATACAAAATTAGGTGCCGATTACTTCTTGGATTCTACCAATACCATCACGTTCTATGCTGAACTTTGGGATTGGAAAGGTGGAGAAGAAAACTTCTTTACGAACAACAACATCCAAGGAGATCAGATTATCTTCTCTCAGAAAGAATACGGTAACCAAAACAATAGAGCGAGTGGTCAATCCTTCAGCTTAAACCATAGAAAAGAATTTAAGAAAGGTATTTTAGAGAGTGATGCTTTCTATAATGGAGGTACATCAGATTTCTCCACTTCATCTACACTAGAACAAGATGCATCAAGAAACTCATCTGTGGGTACCGATGCCAACTGGAATTATGCTTCTTTAAAAGTCGATTACTCTCATAAAATCAATGATAAATCGTCTTTAGAAACAGGTTATAAAGGTGAATTATTAGATGCTTCAGCTCAGATATCAAATAATTTGGGAGGAGTAATTAATAACTACAGCTATGATTATGATCAATACATCAACTCATTATATGGATCATACAGCATCGCTTTAGGTAGCTATTCTATCAAAGCTGGTTTGAGAGGAGAAGTTGCTACCATTGATGGTACTGTAAAAACAGAAAGCGGTCAAGATACCACTTATAGTATCAACTATGCGAGTTTGTTCCCTACCCTTCATGTTCAGAAGAAAATGGGTGAATTTAATACTGTTGGTGTAAGTTATTCGAGAAGAATTAACCGTCCTGGTATTTTTAACATGCTTCCTATCGAGCAACGTTCGAACTCATCGACTGTATCTGTGGGTAACCCGAACTTACAACCGTCTTATACCAACTCCATCAGCTTCGATCATAGTTACAACAAGAATAAATTAGGATTAAACACGAGTGTTTATTTAAGACATAGTACAGATATCATTAGAAACGTTTCCAGATACGATTCAGTTGAGGATGTCACCGTTTACACTTGGGCCAACTTAGGTTCGTCTATGACAGGTGGTGCTTCCATTTCTGCCAATTATCAAATTGCTAAATGGTGGAATATTGATGCCAACTTAAACTTCTTCTACTTGGAGATTCAAGATGACAACGAAGAGTTTACTGTTCCTCAAGATGCTAATCCTATCAACTGGACGGCTAAATTAAATACTCGATTTACTTTACCAAAGAACTTCACGATTCAAATTATGGGTAGATATGCAGGTCAGCAATACGATGCTCAGAATATCACACAGCCGACTTACGCACTTAACCTTGCAGTAAAAAAGGCCATCTTAAAACGTAAAGGTAATATCTCATTCAAAATTGATGATATTATTAATAGTGGTTTCACTAAAGATGTTTACGGTCGTGATTTCCAAGAACAAACTTACTATTTACAGGAACGCCCTGTATATAGATTATCTTTCTCTTATGCCTTTGGCGGACAGTTCCAAGGTAGAAAAGCGAGAAAGTTACATAGTTCTGGAGGGATGAATTAG